In one Balaenoptera ricei isolate mBalRic1 chromosome 20, mBalRic1.hap2, whole genome shotgun sequence genomic region, the following are encoded:
- the CHD3 gene encoding chromodomain-helicase-DNA-binding protein 3 isoform X9, translated as MASPLRDEEEEEEEMVVSEEEEEEEEEGDEEEEEVEAADEDYEEDDDEGVLGRGPGHDRGRDRHSPPGCHLFPPPPPPLPPPPPPPPPPPDKDDIRLLPSALGVKKRKRGPKKQKENKPGKPRKRKKLDSEEEFGSERDEYREKSESGGSEYGTGPGRKRRRKHREKKEKKTKRRKKGEGDGGQKQVEQKSSATLLLTWGLEDVEHVFSEEDYHTLTNYKAFSQFMRPLIAKKNPKIPMSKMMTILGAKWREFSANNPFKGSAAAVAAAAAAAAAAVAEQVSAAVSSATPIAPSGPPALPPPPAADIQPPPIRRAKTKEGKGPGHKRRSKSPRVPDGRKKLRGKKMAPLKIKLGLLGGKRKKGGSYVFQSDEGPEPEAEESDLDSGSVHSASGRPDGPVRTKKLKRGRPGRKKKKVLGCPAVAGEEEVDGYETDHQDYCEVCQQGGEIILCDTCPRAYHLVCLDPELDRAPEGKWSCPHCEKEGVQWEAKEEEEDYEEEGEEEGEKEEEDDHMEYCRVCKDGGELLCCDACISSYHIHCLNPPLPDIPNGEWLCPRCTCPVLKGRVQKILHWRWGEPPVAVPAPQQADGNPDAPPTRPLQGRSEREFFVKWVGLSYWHCSWAKELQLEIFHLVMYRNYQRKNDMDEPPPLDYGSGEDDGKSDKRKVKDPHYAEMEEKYYRFGIKPEWMTVHRIINHSVDKKGNYHYLVKWRDLPYDQSTWEEDEMNIPEYEDHKQSYWRHRELIMGEDPAQPRKYKKKKKELQGDGPPSSPTNDPTVKYETQPRFITATGGTLHMYQLEGLNWLRFSWAQGTDTILADEMGLGKTIQTIVFLYSLYKEGHTKGPFLVSAPLSTIINWEREFQMWAPKFYVVTYTGDKDSRAIIRENEFSFEDNAIKGGKKAFKMKREAQVKFHVLLTSYELITIDQAALGSIRWACLVVDEAHRLKNNQSKFFRVLNGYKIDHKLLLTGTPLQNNLEELFHLLNFLTPERFNNLEGFLEEFADISKEDQIKKLHDLLGPHMLRRLKADVFKNMPAKTELIVRVELSPMQKKYYKYILTRNFEALNSRGGGNQVSLLNIMMDLKKCCNHPYLFPVAAMESPKLPSGAYEGGALIKASGKLMLLQKMLRKLKEQGHRVLIFSQMTKMLDLLEDFLDYEGYKYERIDGGITGALRQEAIDRFNAPGAQQFCFLLSTRAGGLGINLATADTVIIFDSDWNPHNDIQAFSRAHRIGQANKVMIYRFVTRASVEERITQVAKRKMMLTHLVVRPGLGSKAGSMSKQELDDILKFGTEELFKDENEGENKEEDSSVIHYDNEAIARLLDRNQDATEDTDVQNMNEYLSSFKVAQYVVREEDKIEEIEREIIKQEENVDPDYWEKLLRHHYEQQQEDLARNLGKGKRVRKQVNYNDAAQEDQDNQSEYSVGSEEEDEDFDERPEGRRQSKRQLRNEKDKPLPPLLARVGGNIEVLGFNTRQRKAFLNAVMRWGMPPQDAFTTQWLVRDLRGKTEKEFKAYVSLFMRHLCEPGADGSETFADGVPREGLSRQQVLTRIGVMSLVKKKVQEFEHINGRWSMPELMPDPSADSKRSSRASSPTKTSPTTPEASAANSPCTSKPATPAPSEKGDGIRTPLEKDEAENQEEKPEKNSRIGEKMETEADTPSPAPSLGERLEPRKIPLEDEVPGVPGEMEPEPGYRGDREKSATESTPGERGEEKPMDGQEHRERPEGETDLGKRAEDVKGDRELRPGPPRDEPRSNGRREEKAEKPRFMFNIADGGFTELHTLWQNEERAAISSGKLNEIWHRRHDYWLLAGIVLHGYARWQDIQNDAQFAIINEPFKTEANKGNFLEMKNKFLARRFKLLEQALVIEEQLRRAAYLNLSQEPAHPAMALHARFAEAECLAESHQHLSKESLAGNKPANAVLHKVWDVLTTPRPHVFRCPPSPIYLFSIFPFPFFFLSICPLW; from the exons ATGGCTTCCCCTCTgagggacgaggaggaggaggaggaggagatggtggtgtcggaggaggaagaagaggaggaagaagagggcgacgaggaggaggaggaggtggaggcggCCGACGAGGACTACGAGGAGGACGACGACGAGGGAGTACTCGGGCGCGGGCCGGGCCACGACCGGGGCCGCGACCGCCACAGCCCCCCCGGCTGCCACCTcttcccgccgccgccgccgccgctgcccccaccgccgccgccgccgcccccgccgccag ATAAGGATGACATTCGGCTGCTGCCTTCAGCACTGGgtgtgaagaagagaaaaagaggaccCAAGAAGCAGAAGGAGAACAAGCCAGGAAAACCCCGAAAACGCAAGAAGCTT GACAGCGAGGAGGAATTTGGCTCTGAGCGAGATGAGTACCGGGAGAAGTCAGAGAGTGGAGGCAGTGAATATGGAACTGGACCAGGTCGGAAACGGAGACggaagcacagagaaaaaaaggagaagaagacgAAGCGGCGGAAaaaaggggagggagatgggggccAAAAG CAGGTGGAACAGAAGTCGTCGGCAACTCTGCTTCTGACCTGGGGCCTGGAGGACGTGGAGCATGTGTTCTCTGAGGAGGATTACCACACGCTCACCAACTACAAAGCCTTCAGCCAGTTCATGAG GCCCCTGATCGCTAAGAAGAATCCTAAGATCCCAATGTCTAAGATGATGACCATCCTTGGGGCCAAGTGGAGAGAGTTCAGCGCCAACAACCCCTTCAAGGGGTCGGCAGCTGCTGtggcggcagcggcggcagcagcggccGCAGCTGTAGCTGAGCAGGTGTCAGCTGCTGTCTCATCGGCCACCCCCATAGCACCTTCCGGACCCCCCGCCCTTCCACCACCCCCTGCTGCTGAtatccagcccccacccatccgaAGAGCCAAAACCAAAGAGGGCAAAG GTCCAGGCCACAAGAGGCGGAGTAAGAGTCCCCGAGTGCCTGATGGACGCAAGAAGCTTCGGGGAAAGAAGATGGCACCACTCAAGATCAAACTAGGGCTGCTGGGTGgcaagaggaagaagggaggctCG TATGTTTTCCAGAGTGACGAGGGCCCTGAACCAGAGGCTGAGGAGTCAGACCTGGACAGTGGCAGTGTCCACAGTGCCTCAGGCCGCCCTGATGGCCCTGTCCGCACCAAGAAACTAAAGAGAGGCCGgccaggaaggaagaagaagaagg TCCTGGGCTGTCCTGCAGTGGCCGGGGAGGAGGAGGTTGATGGCTACGAGACGGATCACCAGGATTACTGTGAGGTGTGCCAGCAGGGTGGGGAAATTATTCTGTGTGACACCTGCCCTCGTGCCTACCACCTCGTCTGCCTTGATCCTGAGCTTGACCGGGCTCCTGAGGGCAAATGGAGCTGCCCCCACTGT GAGAAGGAGGGGGTACAGTGGGAggccaaggaggaggaggaagactatgaagaggagggggaagaggagggggagaaggaggaagaggacgaCCACATGGAGTACTGCCGTGTGTGCAAGGATGGCGGGGAGCTCCTGTGCTGCGACGCCTGCATCTCCTCCTACCACATTCACTGTCTGAACCCCCCGCTGCCTGACATCCCCAACGGCGAGTGGCTGTGTCCCCGATGCACA TGTCCCGTGCTGAAAGGCCGTGTGCAGAAGATCCTGCACTGGCGGTGGGGGGAGCCCCCCGTGGCAGTGCCAGCCCCCCAACAGGCAGACGGGAATCCAGATGCCCCACCCACACGTCCTCTTCAAGGCAGATCGGAGAGAGAGTTCTTTGTCAAGTGGGTAGGACTGTCCTACTGGCACTGCTCCTGGGCCAAGGAGCTTCAG CTGGAAATTTTCCACTTGGTAATGTACCGAAACTACCAACGGAAGAATGACATGGACGAGCCCCCACCCCTGGACTACGGCTCTGGTGAGGATGATGGGAAGAGTGACAAACGCAAGGTGAAGGACCCGCACTATGCCGAGATGGAGGAGAAGTACTACCGTTTTGGCATCAAGCCAGAGTGGATGACCGTCCACCGGATCATCAACCACAG TGTGGATAAGAAGGGAAATTACCACTATCTAGTGAAATGGAGGGACTTGCCATATGACCAGTCCACGTGGGAGGAAGATGAAATGAACATCCCTGAATATGAAGACCATAAACAAAGCTACTGGAGACACCG AGAACTAATTATGGGGGAGGACCCCGCCCAGCCCCGCAagtataagaagaagaagaaggagctgCAGGGTGATGGGCCTCCCAGCTCTCCTACTAATGAT CCTACAGTGAAATACGAGACTCAGCCACGGTTCATCACAGCCACTGGAGGAACACTGCACATGTATCAGCTGGAGGGGTTGAACTGGCTACGCTTCTCGTGGGCCCAGGGCACTGACACCATTCTGGCTGATGAGATGGGACTGGGCAAGACCATACAAACCATCGTCTTCCTCTACTCACTGTATAAGGAG GGCCACACAAAGGGTCCCTTCCTGGTGAGCGCCCCGCTCTCCACCATCATTAACTGGGAGCGGGAGTTCCAGATGTGGGCACCCAAGTTCTATGTGGTGACATACACGGGTGACAAGGACAGCCGAGCCATCATTCGTGAGAATGAGTTTTCCTTTGAAGACAATGCCATCAAAGGTGGCAAGAAAGCTTTTAAGATGAAG AGGGAGGCGCAGGTGAAGTTCCATGTTCTCCTGACATCATATGAGCTGATCACCATTGATCAGGCAGCTCTTGGCTCCATCCGCTGGGCCTGTCTCGTGGTGGATGAGGCCCATCGGCTCAAGAACAACCAGTCCAAG TTTTTCAGGGTCCTCAATGGCTACAAGATAGATCATAAGTTGCTGCTGACAGGGACTCCATTGCAGAATAATCTGGAGGAGCTCTTCCATCTGCTGAACTTCCTCACCCCAGAGAGGTTTAA CAatctggaaggcttcctggaggagtttGCCGACATATCCAAAGAAGACCAGATTAAGAAACTTCATGACTTGCTGGGGCCACATATGCTGAGGAGGCTCAAGGCTGATGTCTTTAAGAATATGCCGGCCAAGACAGAGCTCATCGTCCGCGTGGAGCTGAGCCCCATGCAGAA GAAATACTACAAGTATATCCTGACCCGAAATTTTGAGGCCTTGAATTCACGAGGAGGTGGGAACCAAGTGTCATTGCTTAACATCATGATGGACCTTAAGAAGTGCTGCAACCATCCTTACCTCTTTCCCGTGGCTGCTATG GAGTCCCCCAAACTTCCCAGTGGGGCATATGAGGGTGGGGCACTTATTAAGGCGTCTGGGAAGCTTATGCTGCTGCAGAAGATGCTGCGGAAGCTGAAGGAGCAAGGACACAGAGTGCTCATCTTCTCGCAG ATGACCAAAATGTTAGACTTGCTAGAGGACTTCTTAGACTACGAAGGCTACAAGTATGAGCGCATTGACGGCGGCATCACTGGTGCCCTGAGGCAGGAGGCCATCGATCGCTTCAATG CTCCAGGGGCCCAACAATTCTGCTTCCTCCTGTCCACCCGGGCTGGAGGCCTGGGCATCAATCTGGCCACTGCCGACACTGTCATCATCTTTGATTCAGACTGGAACCCCCATAATGATATCCAG GCCTTCAGCCGTGCTCATCGGATCGGCCAGGCCAACAAAGTGATGATTTACCGGTTTGTGACTCGCGCATCAGTGGAAGAGCGAATCACGCAGGTGGCCAAGAGAAAGATGATGCTGACACATCTGGTGGTGCGGCCTGGGCTGGGCTCCAAGGCGGGCTCCATGTCCAAGCAGGAGCTGGACGACATCCTCAAGTTCGGCACCGAGGAGCTGTTTAAGGATGAAAATGAGG GGGAGAACAAGGAGGAGGACAGCAGTGTGATTCACTATGACAACGAGGCCATCGCTCGGCTCTTGGACCGGAACCAGGATGCAACTGAGGACACTGATGTGCAGAACATGAACGAGTATCTCAGCTCCTTCAAGGTGGCCCAGTACGTGGTGAGGGAAGAAGACAAG ATTGAGGAAATCGAACGAGAGATCATCAAGCAGGAGGAGAACGTGGACCCTGACTACTGGGAGAAGCTGCTGAGACACCACTACGAGCAGCAGCAGGAGGACCTGGCCCGAAACCTCGGCAAAGGCAAGAGGGTCCGCAAGCAGGTTAACTACAACGATGCCGCTCAGGAGGACCAAG ATAACCAGTCAGAATACTCAGTGGGATcagaggaggaggatgaagacTTTGATGAGCGTCCTGAAG GGCGTCGACAGTCCAAGAGGCAGCTCCGGAACGAAAAGGATAAGCCACTGCCTCCACTGCTGGCTCGAGTTGGGGGCAACATTGAG GTGTTGGGATTCAACACCCGTCAGCGGAAGGCCTTCCTCAATGCTGTGATGCGCTGGGGCATGCCACCACAGGACGCCTTCACCACCCAGTGGCTGGTGCGGGACCTCAGGGGCAAGACAGAAAAAGAGTTCAA GGCCTATGTGTCTTTGTTCATGCGCCATCTCTGTGAGCCCGGGGCAGACGGCTCTGAAACCTTTGCTGACGGGGTCCCTCGGGAGGGACTGAGTCGCCAGCAAGTGTTGACCCGCATTGGAGTCATGTCTCTCGTCAAGAAGAAG GTTCAGGAGTTTGAGCACATCAATGGGCGCTGGTCTATGCCGGAGCTGATGCCCGACCCCAGTGCTGACTCCAAGCGCTCCTCCAGAGCCTCCTCTCCTACCAAAACGTCTCCCACCACTCCTGAGGCTTCTGCTGCAAACAGTCCTTGCACCTCAAAACCTG CTACTCCAGCTCCCAGTGAGAAAGGAGATGGCATAAGGACACCTCTGGAGAAGGATGAAGCAGAAAACCAGGAGGAGAAGCCAGAGAAGAATAGCAGAATTGGGGAGAAGATGGAAACAGAG GCTGatacccccagcccagccccatcaCTTGGGGAACGGCTGGAGCCAAGGAAGATTCCTCTAGAGGATGAGGTGCCAGGGGTACCTGGAGAGATGGAGCCTGAACCTGGGTACCGTGGGGACAGAGAGAAGTCAG CCACAGAGTCGACGCCAGgagagaggggggaggagaagccgATGGATGGACAGGAACACAGGGAGAGGCCGGAGGGGGAGACGGATTTGGGCAAGAGAG CAGAAGATGTAAAAGGGGACCGGGAGCTTCGACCTGGGCCTCCTCGAGACGAGCCGCGGTCCAACGGGCGACGtgaggagaaggcagagaagcCGCGGTTCATGTTCAATATTGCAgatggtggcttcacag AGCTCCACACGCTGTGGCAGAATGAGGAACGGGCAGCTATTTCCTCGGGGAAACTCAATGAGATCTGGCACCGAAGACATGACTATTGGCTTCTGGCTGGGATTGTCCT CCATGGCTATGCACGGTGGCAGGACATCCAGAATGATGCTCAGTTTGCCATCATCAACGAGCCATTTAAAACTGAAGCCAATAAGGGGAACTTTCTGGAGATGAAAAATAAGTTCCTGGCCCGGAGATTCAAG CTCCTGGAGCAGGCGCTGGTGATTGAGGAGCAGCTGCGGCGGGCGGCCTACCTGAACCTATCACAGGAGCCGGCGCACCCCGCCATGGCCCTCCACGCCCGCTTCGCCGAGGCCGAGTGCCTGGCCGAGAGCCACCAGCACCTCTCCAAGGAGTCGTTGGCGGGGAACAAGCCGGCCAACGCCGTGCTGCACAAGG TATGGGATGTTCTGACAACTCCCCGCCCCCATGTCTTCCGATGTCCTCCCTCCCCTATCTACCTTTTCTCCatattcccttttcctttcttctttctctccatctgtccTCTGTGGTGA